The following are encoded in a window of Ruminiclostridium herbifermentans genomic DNA:
- the panC gene encoding pantoate--beta-alanine ligase yields MNIVHTVQEVRQIVKAWRKEGLSIGFVPTMGYLHEGHQSLIQRAVLENDRVVVSIFVNPMQFGPQEDLESYPRDLEHDAAICEETGAHLIFHPEPEEMYLPDFCSFVDMNGLTKGLCGKSRPVHFRGVCTVVNKLFNIVGADRAYFGEKDAQQLAVIRRMVRDLNMDIEIVGCPIIREEDGLAKSSRNTYLNELERKAALILHKSLTIGKRLLESGERDANTIISCITEKINTEPLAKIDYVDVVDALSLEKVDKIERSVLVAIAVYIGKTRLIDNFSFEV; encoded by the coding sequence ATGAATATTGTTCATACAGTGCAGGAAGTACGACAAATAGTTAAGGCGTGGAGGAAGGAAGGCTTAAGCATTGGTTTTGTGCCCACTATGGGATATTTGCATGAGGGACATCAAAGTTTAATTCAGCGTGCAGTCCTAGAAAATGACCGTGTTGTTGTTAGCATATTTGTAAATCCCATGCAGTTCGGGCCTCAAGAGGATTTAGAAAGCTATCCTCGGGACTTAGAGCATGATGCAGCTATATGTGAAGAAACAGGTGCTCATTTAATATTTCACCCAGAGCCAGAAGAGATGTATCTGCCTGACTTTTGCAGCTTTGTTGATATGAATGGTCTTACCAAGGGGTTATGCGGTAAGAGCCGCCCCGTTCATTTTCGTGGGGTTTGTACAGTAGTAAATAAGTTATTCAACATTGTTGGTGCTGACCGGGCATACTTTGGTGAAAAGGATGCACAACAGCTGGCTGTTATAAGACGTATGGTGCGTGATCTAAATATGGATATTGAAATTGTGGGCTGTCCCATTATAAGAGAAGAGGATGGCTTAGCTAAAAGTTCAAGAAATACTTATTTAAATGAGTTAGAACGTAAGGCAGCGTTAATATTACACAAATCTCTTACAATTGGAAAGAGATTACTTGAAAGCGGAGAAAGAGATGCAAACACCATTATCAGCTGCATAACAGAAAAAATAAATACTGAACCACTTGCTAAAATAGATTATGTGGATGTGGTTGATGCTCTATCTCTAGAAAAGGTTGATAAAATAGAACGTTCAGTATTGGTGGCTATTGCAGTATATATTGGGAAAACGAGACTAATTGATAATTTTAGTTTTGAAGTGTAA
- the panB gene encoding 3-methyl-2-oxobutanoate hydroxymethyltransferase: protein MSNTVLTFKEYKLNNKKISMLTAYDYSMAKLMDEAGVNAILVGDSLGMVVLGYEDTLHVTMEDMIHHTRAVARGAKNTLIISDMPFMSYQTSVYDAVFNAGRLVKEGHANAVKLEGGSVVCPQIKAIVDASIPVMGHIGLTPQSINAFGGFKVQGKSEEAARQLIDSAKAIEQAGAFAITLECIPAKLAELISKSISIPTIGIGAGSGCDGQVLVYQDMLSMFSDLTPKFAKSYADIGAQMKAAFRKYIEEVQSGIFPADEHCFKIEDAVIEKLYGGN from the coding sequence ATGAGTAATACAGTGCTTACATTTAAAGAATATAAGCTTAATAATAAAAAAATTTCTATGCTTACAGCATATGATTATTCAATGGCAAAGCTAATGGATGAAGCAGGGGTTAATGCCATATTAGTGGGTGATTCATTAGGTATGGTGGTTCTAGGATATGAGGATACACTTCACGTTACTATGGAGGATATGATTCATCACACAAGAGCTGTAGCCAGAGGAGCAAAAAATACTTTGATAATAAGTGATATGCCGTTTATGTCATATCAGACTTCAGTTTATGATGCTGTATTTAATGCAGGACGGCTTGTTAAGGAAGGGCATGCTAATGCTGTTAAACTAGAAGGAGGAAGTGTTGTTTGCCCTCAGATTAAGGCAATTGTTGACGCTTCAATACCTGTAATGGGGCATATTGGTTTAACTCCTCAATCTATTAATGCTTTTGGAGGCTTTAAGGTTCAGGGGAAAAGTGAGGAAGCAGCACGTCAGCTGATAGATTCTGCTAAGGCAATTGAGCAGGCAGGAGCCTTTGCAATAACTCTTGAATGTATTCCAGCCAAGCTTGCAGAACTAATATCAAAAAGTATTTCCATTCCTACTATCGGAATAGGTGCAGGAAGTGGCTGTGATGGACAGGTGTTAGTTTATCAGGATATGCTGAGTATGTTTTCGGACTTGACACCAAAATTCGCAAAAAGCTATGCAGATATTGGGGCACAAATGAAAGCTGCTTTTCGTAAATATATTGAAGAGGTTCAAAGTGGGATTTTTCCTGCGGATGAGCATTGTTTCAAAATTGAGGATGCTGTTATTGAAAAGTTATATGGGGGTAATTAG
- a CDS encoding Rossmann-like and DUF2520 domain-containing protein, whose amino-acid sequence MKIGFIGAGKVGFSLGKYFCEHGLNVIGYFSRSPQSALQAAEFTGTLCFNDIEGIVEASDTLFLTVPDGAIKELWDYIDKLSIKNKIICHCSGSLSSSIFSNIDNHHAYGYSIHPLLGISDKLNSYEQLSHAFFTIEGSQGRLNEMQAMLINLGNSVQIISPENKAVYHSAAVFASNLMVALAQASIDLLKGCGFNEKNASLALNTLMLENMKNIVRQGTTQALTGPIERCDIETVKRHLACLNGEDRKIYILLSSKLIEIAKRKKPDCSYSELENMIGDMIKNE is encoded by the coding sequence ATGAAAATTGGATTTATTGGCGCAGGAAAAGTGGGATTTTCTCTTGGTAAATATTTTTGTGAGCATGGATTAAATGTCATTGGATATTTCAGCAGAAGTCCTCAATCTGCATTACAGGCAGCAGAATTTACAGGTACTTTGTGTTTTAATGACATTGAAGGTATTGTAGAGGCAAGTGATACTCTTTTTCTTACTGTTCCCGACGGGGCAATTAAGGAACTATGGGATTACATTGATAAGCTGTCCATAAAAAATAAAATAATTTGCCACTGTAGTGGTTCGTTATCATCATCAATTTTTTCTAATATTGATAACCATCATGCATATGGTTATTCTATCCATCCTCTTTTGGGTATCAGCGACAAGCTGAATTCATATGAGCAGCTTTCTCATGCTTTTTTTACAATTGAAGGTTCACAAGGTCGATTAAATGAAATGCAAGCTATGCTAATTAACTTAGGGAATTCTGTGCAAATCATATCACCAGAGAATAAGGCTGTTTATCACAGTGCGGCGGTATTTGCCAGTAATTTGATGGTTGCATTAGCACAGGCAAGTATTGATTTGCTAAAAGGTTGTGGGTTTAATGAGAAAAATGCAAGCCTTGCTCTAAATACCTTAATGCTTGAAAATATGAAAAATATAGTACGCCAAGGTACGACACAGGCTTTGACGGGTCCTATTGAGAGGTGTGACATAGAAACTGTTAAACGTCATTTAGCTTGTCTAAATGGAGAGGATAGAAAGATATATATTTTGCTTTCAAGTAAATTAATTGAAATTGCAAAAAGAAAAAAACCAGATTGCAGTTATAGTGAATTGGAAAATATGATTGGAGATATGATAAAAAATGAGTAA
- a CDS encoding type III pantothenate kinase, whose amino-acid sequence MDIILAIDIGNTTVVIGCIVNGKVIFSGRVETNSEYKCDDYATYIKNIFAKANIDTNEIKGSIISSVVPQLTNTLKKAVAIVTNTIPLIAGTGLKHNLNIMVQNPEQLGSDRVVDAIAAIHYYSKPVIIFDMGTATTVSVVDDNNNFRGGLIMLGVKSALDALSSKTAQLPVINLEGCGNIIGKNTVECMQSGSIYGHAAMIDGIIHKLKKHVGKHPTVIATGGLARLVIPYCDEKIIYDEYLLLKGLYLLYTKNCD is encoded by the coding sequence ATGGATATTATTTTAGCCATTGATATAGGGAATACCACTGTAGTTATAGGTTGTATTGTGAATGGTAAGGTAATTTTTTCAGGTAGAGTAGAAACAAATAGTGAATATAAATGTGATGATTATGCTACATATATCAAAAATATTTTTGCAAAAGCTAATATTGACACTAATGAAATAAAAGGCAGTATTATATCATCTGTAGTGCCCCAACTTACTAATACATTGAAAAAGGCTGTTGCAATAGTTACTAATACCATTCCATTGATTGCAGGAACAGGGCTTAAACATAATTTAAACATTATGGTACAGAATCCTGAACAGCTTGGAAGTGACCGTGTGGTGGATGCTATAGCAGCAATACATTATTATAGCAAACCCGTTATTATTTTTGATATGGGTACAGCGACAACAGTATCAGTAGTGGATGATAATAATAATTTTAGAGGCGGCTTAATTATGCTAGGAGTGAAAAGTGCATTAGATGCCCTTTCCAGTAAAACAGCACAGCTTCCAGTTATAAATCTTGAAGGATGCGGAAACATTATAGGAAAAAACACTGTTGAATGTATGCAAAGTGGAAGTATTTACGGGCATGCAGCAATGATTGATGGAATAATTCATAAGCTAAAAAAACATGTTGGAAAACATCCAACAGTTATTGCAACAGGAGGTTTGGCAAGACTGGTTATTCCCTATTGTGATGAAAAAATTATATATGATGAGTACCTCTTATTAAAGGGGCTGTATTTACTATATACAAAAAACTGTGATTAA
- the coaBC gene encoding bifunctional phosphopantothenoylcysteine decarboxylase/phosphopantothenate--cysteine ligase CoaBC: protein MLKDKTIVLGITGSIAAYKMANVASLLKKLHCDVHVIMTENSTNFINPITFETLTNNKCLIDTFDRNFQYNVEHVSLAKKADLMLIAPASANIIAKLANGLADDMLTTTALACTCKKIIAPAMNTNMFQNEIVQSNIKRLENYGFIIIPPVTGMLACGDIGTGKMQSEDVIIDYILSEIAYEKDMQGLKVLITAGPTQEAIDPVRFITNHSSGKMGYALAKIAMLRGADVTLVSGKTCLKAPARVKVVDVISAEDMYNAVIERLDEQDIVIKAAAVADYCPVSVSTEKIKKSDSDANIKLKRTPDILKKIGEIRRDNQYICGFSMETQNLIENSRTKLFKKKIDMIVANSLKEPGAGFNTDTNVVTIITEDKEIPLQLMSKDIVAEQILTAILVERELKNRKILI from the coding sequence ATGTTAAAAGACAAGACCATTGTTTTGGGTATTACAGGTAGTATCGCTGCATACAAGATGGCAAATGTTGCTAGCCTTTTAAAAAAACTTCATTGTGATGTACATGTAATAATGACTGAAAACTCAACTAACTTTATTAATCCTATTACCTTTGAAACTCTAACAAATAATAAATGTCTTATTGATACCTTTGATAGAAATTTTCAATATAATGTAGAACATGTTTCACTTGCTAAAAAAGCTGATTTAATGCTTATTGCACCTGCTTCTGCAAATATAATAGCCAAGCTGGCAAATGGATTAGCTGATGATATGCTAACTACAACTGCATTAGCATGTACTTGCAAAAAAATTATAGCACCCGCGATGAATACCAATATGTTTCAGAATGAAATTGTGCAAAGTAATATCAAAAGACTAGAAAATTATGGTTTTATTATTATTCCGCCAGTTACTGGTATGCTGGCTTGTGGTGATATTGGCACAGGGAAAATGCAAAGTGAAGATGTTATTATAGACTATATTTTATCAGAAATAGCATATGAGAAAGATATGCAGGGGCTAAAGGTTTTAATAACCGCTGGCCCAACACAAGAAGCGATAGATCCTGTTCGCTTCATTACAAATCACTCCTCTGGCAAAATGGGATATGCTCTTGCCAAGATAGCAATGCTGCGAGGTGCTGATGTTACATTAGTATCAGGTAAAACCTGCCTTAAAGCTCCAGCACGTGTTAAGGTTGTAGATGTTATTAGTGCCGAAGATATGTATAATGCCGTTATTGAAAGGCTGGATGAGCAGGATATTGTTATAAAAGCGGCAGCAGTTGCAGACTATTGTCCAGTTAGTGTAAGCACGGAGAAAATTAAAAAATCAGATTCTGATGCAAATATTAAATTAAAAAGAACTCCTGACATTCTTAAAAAAATAGGAGAAATCAGAAGAGATAATCAGTATATCTGCGGATTTTCTATGGAAACTCAGAACCTTATTGAAAATTCTAGAACTAAACTTTTTAAAAAGAAGATTGATATGATTGTAGCAAACAGCCTTAAAGAGCCCGGTGCCGGCTTTAATACTGATACAAATGTGGTAACAATTATAACTGAGGATAAGGAAATCCCACTACAATTAATGTCTAAAGACATTGTAGCAGAACAAATACTCACTGCAATTTTAGTCGAAAGAGAGCTAAAAAACAGAAAAATATTAATTTAA